The Nitrobacter hamburgensis X14 genome contains the following window.
AGGCCGTGCAACTCGGCCTGTTGCCGCGTTTCGAGGTGCGCTACACCTCCGAGACCCATGCCGGCCAGATCTACCTGCCGCGCGTCAACATCCTGTTGCTGATCGGCGTGCTGCTTTTGGTGTTGTTGTTCCGCACCTCTAGCGGGCTCGCCTCGGCCTACGGGATCGCGGTGTCCACCACGATGGTCGCCGACGGCATCATGGGCTTTGTCGTTGTCTGGAAGCTGTGGAACTGGCGGGCGGCGACGGCCGCCGCGTTGGTCGTCCCGCTTGTCGTCGTCGACATCATGTTTTTCAGCGCCAATCTCCTCAAGCTGCTTGATGGCGCATGGGTGCCGCTACTGTTCGGGCTCATTATGGTGGTGCTGATATGGACGTGGCGCCGCGGCGCGGCCATCCTCATCAAAAAGACCCGGCGCACCGAGGTGCCGCTTCTGGATCTCATCAAGAGTCTTGAAAAGCGGCCACCGCATATCGTCAAGGGCACAGCGGTGTTTCTGACCAGCGATCCCAATTTCGTGCCTACCGCGCTGCTGCACAATCTCAAGCACAACAAGGTTCTTCACGAACATAACGTCATCCTGACGATCGAAACCGCGCAAACCCCCCGCGTCGATCCCAGCGAGCGGGTTCGCATGGAAAATATCAGCGAGAAGTTCTCGACCGTCAGCCTCCGCTTCGGTTTCATGGAGTCGCCGAATGTCCCGAAGGCTCTGGTGATCGCGCGCAAGCTCGGCTGGCAGTTCGACATCATGGCGACGTCGTTTTTCGTCTCGCGGCGGTCGCTGAAGGCGTCCGCGCAGTCAGGAATGCCGGTTTGGCAGGATCGCCTGTTCATCGCGATGAGCCGGTCGGCCAACGATGCGATTAATTATTTCCAGATTCCGACCGGGCGAGTTGTTGAGGTGGGAACGCAAGTCATCATTTAGCAGGCTGTTGAAGAAGTCTCTGGCGCAGCGGTTCTGGGCATGATTCTCTTGATGCGGATGCGTCGAGGGGGGAGCGATGCGGGGAAGCGACGAACGGTCAGGCTCGCTGTTCAGCTATGTGGACTTGGAGGCTCGGATTCGCTCCGACCATCCGCTGCGAACGATCCGACAGATCGCGAACGCGGCGTTGAATGATCTGTCGAGGGACTTTGACAAGCTCTACACGGCGTTCGGCCGTCCCTCGATCGCACCGGAGAAGCTGCTTCGGGCAATGCTGCTGCAGGCATTCTACGGGATCCGCTCGGAACGGCAGTTGATGGAGCGGCTGGAGTTCGACCTGCTGTTGCGCTGGTTCGTGGGCTTGGGCGTGGACGACCCGGTGTGGGACCACTCGACCTTCTCGAAGAACCGCGACCGATTGCTTGAAGGTGAGATCGCCGCGAAGTTCTTGAACGCGCTGATGGGGCAGCACCAGGTCAAGCGGCTGTTATCAAGCGAGCATTTTTCGGTCGACGGCACGCTGATCGAGGCGTGGGCATCGATCAAGAGCTTCCGGCGCAAGGACGGCGGTGACCAGGACAGTGATGGACCGGGACGCAACGCCGAGCGCAGTTTCCACAACGAGAAGCGCTGCAACGAGACGCATCAGAGCACGACCGATCCCGAGGCACGGCTCTATAAGAAGGGCGGCGGCCAGCCGGCGAAGCTTTGCTACATCGGCCATGCCCTGATGGAGAACCGCAACGGACTGGCGGTGCTGGGTGGCGTGAGCCGGGCGACCGGAACGGCGGAGCGGGATCAGGCGTTGGCGCTGATCGACTGCCACCGCGGCCAAAGCGAGCGGCGGATCACGCTGGGCGCCGACAAGGCCTATGACGTCACCGCATTCGTCGAGGACTTAAGACGGCGTTCGGTCACGCCGCACATCGCCATCGACGGGCATTTGAGCAAGACCGGAAAGCCGCGCAAGACCGCGATCGACCAGAGGACTCTCCGTCATGCCGGATATGCCGTCAGCCAACGCTGTCGCAAGCGCATCGAGGAGGTGTTCGGCTGGATCAAGGCCTCCGCCGGACTTGCCAAGATCAAGCTGCGAGGCCGCGACCGCGTCAACGCCACCTTCACCCTGGCGCTGGCGGCCTACAACCTGATCCGCTTGCCCAAACTCCTGGCAGCCGCCGCGTGAAACACAAGTCGTGCACCGTCAAGATGCTCGATCAGGACCCTGATGGTGGCGCCGCCCGCAGATCACGCTGACTCCATTCCATATCCGTCTCCGTGGGAAACTTCTTCAACAGCCTGTTAGAGCGTTTTCGAGCGAAGCATGTCTTCGGGCTTGACCCGAGGATGGGTACCGGTTCGCGGGAAGAAAACGCGTCAAATCAAAATCATAGAGCCCGCTTCTGATTCCATCAGAAACGAAAAGGCTCCAGGCAAGCTATCATTTAGAATTGTGGCGGCGCTTGATTTTGTCGGCGCAAGGCGCGACGTTGCGCGGCTGGAGAGCGGGCGAAACCGGCTTTGAACCGGTGCGCCTGAATGCGGGGACGA
Protein-coding sequences here:
- a CDS encoding IS5-like element ISNha7 family transposase — its product is MRGSDERSGSLFSYVDLEARIRSDHPLRTIRQIANAALNDLSRDFDKLYTAFGRPSIAPEKLLRAMLLQAFYGIRSERQLMERLEFDLLLRWFVGLGVDDPVWDHSTFSKNRDRLLEGEIAAKFLNALMGQHQVKRLLSSEHFSVDGTLIEAWASIKSFRRKDGGDQDSDGPGRNAERSFHNEKRCNETHQSTTDPEARLYKKGGGQPAKLCYIGHALMENRNGLAVLGGVSRATGTAERDQALALIDCHRGQSERRITLGADKAYDVTAFVEDLRRRSVTPHIAIDGHLSKTGKPRKTAIDQRTLRHAGYAVSQRCRKRIEEVFGWIKASAGLAKIKLRGRDRVNATFTLALAAYNLIRLPKLLAAAA